In Leptospira ellinghausenii, the following proteins share a genomic window:
- a CDS encoding DUF1304 domain-containing protein, whose translation MKLLSLILIGFVAVEHVFILVLEMFLWKTELGMKVFQLTPETAEITAKLAKNQGLYNGFLAAGLFWALFFIKDQSQKFQTILFFLVCVVVAGIYGSATAKFSILFSQGLPAFLALVVHWLANHKR comes from the coding sequence ATGAAATTACTTTCACTTATACTCATAGGTTTTGTTGCCGTAGAACATGTATTCATTCTAGTGTTGGAAATGTTTTTGTGGAAAACAGAATTGGGAATGAAGGTATTCCAACTCACACCTGAAACAGCGGAAATCACTGCGAAACTCGCAAAAAACCAAGGTTTGTACAATGGGTTTTTGGCTGCAGGATTATTTTGGGCACTGTTTTTCATCAAAGACCAAAGCCAAAAATTCCAAACCATTTTGTTTTTTCTCGTTTGTGTTGTGGTGGCGGGAATTTATGGATCTGCAACTGCAAAATTTTCGATTTTGTTTTCGCAAGGATTACCCGCATTTTTAGCATTAGTTGTACATTGGTTGGCCAATCATAAACGATGA
- a CDS encoding YncE family protein, protein MMFPYFVTSVICFFFVGSLFAQTIESEFLFSTNFDVRPTFVESSNPYFVNGGKWIYIGKTADFDEPGVYFYDTTSKQKIYKSIPLEAYYLAHTTDFIGQIENKGKRLPLTIYEFLYYEEGNHRAGFILENKGKSSKTKKYFYVGWDLTANNIDVVEPIFEIPEEDSKSFAQSSYIGYSEKDQAAYFTFAVDTDLKDDVSEDVSAFIFKIQNQNLTKLKEYKSKFYPYTPEFHPESNQIVIAAYAEAFQNRNPLGYLFQLDTNTFQSFSIPSTPYGICFSKDGKTLYMAASDTGEVRIYNTGNLNDVKKTKWGTHGHRLGFWKEGELVWVRNSGLHIYDPKTLKQKKVIPTKKFYKNYVNVSGSVFLPFQKLVLRNILEDPKGGASSRILIAE, encoded by the coding sequence ATGATGTTTCCATACTTTGTTACGAGTGTTATTTGTTTCTTTTTTGTTGGTAGTTTGTTTGCGCAAACAATTGAATCGGAGTTTTTATTCAGTACTAATTTTGATGTTCGACCAACATTTGTAGAATCAAGTAATCCATATTTTGTCAATGGTGGTAAGTGGATTTATATTGGTAAAACTGCTGATTTTGATGAACCTGGAGTTTATTTTTACGATACAACTTCAAAACAAAAAATTTATAAATCCATTCCATTAGAAGCATACTATCTGGCACATACAACAGATTTTATTGGCCAAATTGAGAACAAAGGCAAACGTCTCCCTCTTACCATCTACGAATTTTTATATTACGAAGAAGGAAATCATCGTGCAGGATTTATCCTTGAAAACAAAGGAAAATCATCAAAAACAAAAAAATACTTTTATGTAGGTTGGGATTTAACAGCAAATAACATCGATGTGGTGGAACCTATCTTTGAAATCCCAGAAGAGGATTCAAAGTCATTTGCTCAAAGTTCTTACATCGGTTATTCTGAAAAGGACCAAGCAGCTTATTTTACATTCGCTGTAGATACAGATTTAAAAGATGATGTATCAGAAGATGTATCTGCCTTCATTTTCAAAATTCAAAATCAAAACTTAACAAAACTAAAGGAATACAAATCCAAATTTTATCCGTATACACCTGAATTCCATCCAGAATCAAATCAGATTGTCATCGCTGCATATGCAGAAGCGTTTCAAAATCGAAATCCACTTGGTTATTTATTTCAATTAGATACCAATACATTCCAATCGTTTTCAATCCCTTCCACTCCTTACGGAATTTGTTTTTCAAAGGATGGAAAAACTTTGTATATGGCGGCTTCGGATACTGGAGAAGTGAGAATTTATAATACAGGCAATTTAAACGATGTCAAAAAAACGAAGTGGGGTACACACGGCCATCGATTGGGATTTTGGAAAGAAGGGGAACTGGTTTGGGTTCGAAATTCGGGGCTTCATATTTATGATCCCAAAACATTAAAACAAAAGAAAGTAATCCCAACGAAAAAATTCTATAAAAACTATGTGAATGTAAGTGGATCTGTCTTTTTACCATTTCAAAAATTAGTACTGAGAAATATTTTGGAAGACCCAAAAGGGGGAGCTTCAAGCCGAATTTTAATCGCTGAATGA
- the pckA gene encoding phosphoenolpyruvate carboxykinase (ATP), with protein sequence MSVSTNLKGLAELGLKPSEVFHNLSYEEIYQHELNNKEGVTSDNGTMMVDTGIFTGRSPKDKYFVDEPSSQNNIWWGPVNTKVSEAIFNELYAEVTKFLDNKKLYVFDGHAGTNDDTRISLRVVTERAWQHHFCTNMFLRPTKEELAKLNPEFTIINASGYKNAKYKEHGLNSEVFVIFHLAKKICIIGGTEYGGEMKKGIFSVMNYYLPLKNVLTMHCSANVGKDGDSALFFGLSGTGKTTLSTDPNRKLIGDDEHGWDDNGIFNIEGGCYAKTINLDPKTEPEIYAAIRRDALLENVVYDATTKKVDYSSAAKTENTRVSYPIFHIDNIQPGSKAGHPNTVIFLTYDAYGVLPAVSKLSIEQAMYHFLSGYTAKVAGTERGVKEPQATFSACFGQAFMTLHPTFYAKLLGEKMKKHKVNAYLINTGLVGGKYGVGKRMNLPATRQIINEILNGNIEKSEFEKHPVFQVSFPKSVNGVDAHILNPRNAWENKEEYDKTAQDLAKQFVENYKKYLTGSKEFDYSQYGPVA encoded by the coding sequence ATGTCAGTATCTACTAATCTAAAAGGCCTTGCTGAACTCGGCCTTAAACCGTCCGAAGTCTTCCATAACTTATCATACGAAGAAATTTACCAGCACGAATTGAATAACAAAGAAGGTGTTACTTCTGATAATGGAACGATGATGGTGGATACAGGAATTTTTACGGGTCGTTCCCCTAAAGACAAGTACTTTGTCGATGAACCTTCTTCCCAAAACAACATTTGGTGGGGACCAGTAAACACGAAAGTTTCCGAAGCAATTTTTAACGAACTCTATGCAGAAGTCACCAAATTCCTAGATAACAAAAAATTATACGTATTTGATGGCCACGCGGGAACAAACGACGACACACGTATCTCTCTCCGTGTGGTAACGGAAAGAGCTTGGCAACACCACTTTTGCACCAACATGTTCCTTCGCCCAACCAAAGAAGAACTCGCAAAACTAAACCCAGAGTTTACTATCATCAACGCTTCTGGTTATAAAAACGCAAAATACAAAGAACACGGCCTCAATTCTGAAGTGTTTGTGATCTTCCACCTAGCAAAAAAAATCTGTATCATCGGTGGAACAGAATACGGTGGGGAAATGAAAAAAGGGATTTTCTCTGTCATGAACTACTACCTACCACTGAAGAATGTTCTCACAATGCACTGCTCTGCAAACGTGGGTAAAGATGGAGATAGCGCACTTTTCTTTGGTCTTTCTGGAACAGGAAAAACAACTCTTTCCACAGACCCAAATCGTAAACTCATCGGTGATGACGAACACGGTTGGGACGACAATGGAATCTTCAACATTGAAGGTGGCTGTTATGCAAAAACCATCAACTTAGATCCAAAAACTGAACCAGAAATCTATGCAGCCATCCGTCGTGATGCACTTCTCGAAAACGTTGTGTATGATGCGACGACTAAAAAGGTTGATTACTCTTCTGCTGCGAAAACAGAAAACACCCGTGTATCATACCCAATTTTCCACATCGACAACATCCAACCAGGATCCAAAGCAGGTCACCCAAACACAGTGATCTTCCTGACTTACGATGCATATGGTGTATTACCTGCAGTGTCTAAACTTTCCATCGAACAAGCGATGTACCACTTCCTTTCTGGTTACACTGCAAAGGTTGCAGGAACGGAACGCGGTGTAAAGGAACCACAAGCAACGTTCTCAGCTTGTTTTGGTCAGGCGTTTATGACTCTCCACCCAACTTTCTATGCAAAACTTCTTGGTGAAAAAATGAAAAAACACAAAGTAAATGCATACCTCATCAACACAGGTCTAGTGGGTGGAAAGTATGGTGTTGGAAAAAGGATGAACCTTCCTGCAACTCGCCAAATCATCAATGAAATCCTGAACGGAAACATTGAAAAATCCGAGTTTGAAAAACACCCAGTATTCCAAGTGTCTTTCCCTAAATCCGTGAACGGTGTGGATGCTCATATCCTAAACCCACGTAACGCTTGGGAAAACAAAGAAGAATACGACAAAACAGCTCAGGACCTTGCGAAACAATTTGTAGAAAACTACAAAAAGTATCTCACTGGTTCCAAAGAATTTGATTACAGCCAATACGGCCCAGTAGCGTAA
- a CDS encoding AraC family transcriptional regulator: MDLLSDILFSAGWKNDLLSKGQIFDSFGFHFPCEKSGGFHVVTQGSCYARIGNKLIPLKKGDLLFITRGIHHELLSDPKAKVVTIERFLNEKNNHKKDQNPVTTFVSVRYEVPIGPVHPLLMELPDFIYIPYESIQKHHSLEDFIQILSKELELNLGTDLIVQRLTDIMLYYMIRIWLQQEENSPSGWIKAFHDKTVLYALEKLHNAYAKDWTIESLAKETGVSRANLANKFRDVLGIPPMEYLAKLRMEKAKILFQKGNMGLEEIAQNVGYASAFSFSKAYKRIYGNSPSREWKRVV; the protein is encoded by the coding sequence ATGGATTTACTCTCAGACATTCTATTTTCAGCAGGTTGGAAAAACGACCTTTTGTCAAAAGGCCAAATCTTCGATAGTTTTGGATTTCACTTCCCTTGCGAAAAAAGTGGCGGTTTCCATGTGGTAACGCAAGGCAGCTGTTATGCGAGGATAGGAAACAAGCTGATCCCACTCAAAAAAGGTGATTTATTATTCATCACAAGAGGGATACACCACGAGTTATTATCTGATCCAAAAGCAAAAGTTGTAACAATCGAACGATTTTTGAATGAAAAAAATAACCACAAGAAAGACCAAAATCCAGTCACTACCTTTGTATCCGTTCGGTATGAAGTTCCTATTGGACCCGTCCACCCACTTCTCATGGAGTTACCAGATTTCATCTATATTCCATATGAAAGTATCCAAAAACACCACTCTTTAGAAGATTTCATTCAAATCCTTTCAAAAGAATTAGAACTCAATCTTGGAACTGACTTAATAGTGCAAAGATTAACAGATATTATGCTATACTATATGATCCGAATTTGGTTACAACAAGAGGAAAACTCACCTTCTGGTTGGATCAAAGCCTTTCACGATAAAACTGTTTTGTATGCTTTAGAAAAACTTCATAATGCATATGCAAAGGATTGGACAATCGAATCACTAGCAAAAGAAACTGGGGTATCTCGCGCAAACCTAGCTAACAAATTTCGGGATGTATTGGGAATCCCACCAATGGAGTATTTGGCAAAACTGCGTATGGAAAAAGCCAAAATTTTATTTCAAAAAGGGAATATGGGTTTAGAGGAAATTGCACAAAATGTTGGTTATGCGTCAGCATTCTCTTTTTCCAAAGCTTATAAAAGAATTTATGGAAATTCACCGAGCAGAGAATGGAAACGAGTTGTCTAA
- a CDS encoding NAD(P)H-binding protein — translation MKVFVYGGSGLVGGYLVKELQKKGHEVFAGSRKPEAQTKETNLNWVVADSKDPKKGIEILESVDAAFFLSPPGETNQYEILSPWIEKAKQVGLKKIVLMTAMGVDHAPPEAPFRKTEILLEGSGLSWNIIRPNWFMQNFHTFWIAGIKQDQKIYFPGGNANVSFIDARDIASVASVLLTTNDFQKQALTLTGKESIDHYQVAKHLSSVSGKNIEYNDVDPKVFENSLVSAGLSKDYAAFLVMIAGALKEGFSAPILDTVKKITGNDPISFQKYAEDHASAWK, via the coding sequence ATGAAAGTATTTGTATATGGTGGATCAGGTCTTGTTGGTGGGTATCTCGTCAAAGAATTACAAAAAAAAGGACATGAAGTTTTTGCTGGTTCCAGAAAACCGGAAGCACAAACAAAAGAAACGAACCTGAATTGGGTGGTAGCAGATTCGAAGGATCCTAAAAAAGGGATAGAGATTTTGGAATCAGTGGATGCTGCATTTTTTTTAAGCCCTCCAGGGGAAACAAACCAATATGAAATTCTTTCTCCTTGGATTGAAAAGGCAAAACAAGTTGGATTGAAAAAAATTGTGCTCATGACAGCGATGGGAGTGGACCATGCACCACCGGAAGCACCTTTCCGAAAAACAGAAATTTTATTAGAAGGATCTGGCCTTTCTTGGAACATCATCAGACCAAATTGGTTTATGCAAAACTTTCATACGTTTTGGATTGCAGGCATCAAACAGGACCAAAAGATTTATTTTCCTGGAGGAAATGCAAACGTTAGTTTCATAGATGCCAGAGACATTGCATCCGTTGCTTCCGTACTATTAACTACTAATGATTTTCAAAAACAGGCACTCACACTCACTGGAAAAGAATCCATTGATCATTACCAAGTAGCCAAGCATTTATCTTCTGTTAGTGGAAAAAACATTGAATACAATGATGTTGATCCCAAGGTTTTTGAAAATTCCTTGGTATCCGCCGGACTATCAAAAGATTATGCAGCTTTTTTAGTGATGATCGCAGGTGCATTAAAAGAAGGATTCTCAGCACCTATCCTTGATACTGTCAAAAAGATCACTGGAAACGATCCAATTTCATTTCAGAAATATGCAGAAGACCATGCGAGTGCGTGGAAATAA
- a CDS encoding glycogen/starch synthase, whose amino-acid sequence MKILHASAEYFPYIKMGGLADMLASLTKEQAKTEKVYVALPLIGSMGKEPNWTGKEYKAILPEDGIEETFAVSLLTKARFREADESGIKLYFFDSELFRSLDSIYGTIDEHYRFAIFSYACYALSQILQVDSFHAHDWHTAMSLALQKNSSHSIPSVFTIHNLAYQGDHPFWMTGFLKEDPFRLVTSPFDHNEKCNYMKAGILSAGKITTVSPGYKEETLREPNGFGLSYALQKRGSDYTGILNGIDTDEWNPKSDKRIFQTYSAKDWKEGKLKNKTLLYEEIGRPHLPLDAPLIGLIGRLTYQKGFPTFLQAFLERRHLPHRYVVLGSGDTETEKAFFHLSDVMPDVFYFYRGYNESLAHKIEAASDFFLMPSLFEPCGLNQMYSHVYGTIPIVSRVGGLRDTVEESMDPKFKTGIVFEPNDVSSLGYALERAKDLYFSTDRNFVVKTIMNLDWTWTKRKLEYDFIYQKAIELLQ is encoded by the coding sequence ATGAAGATTCTACATGCATCCGCAGAATATTTTCCCTACATCAAGATGGGTGGTCTTGCGGACATGCTCGCCTCCCTTACCAAAGAACAGGCTAAGACAGAAAAAGTTTATGTCGCATTACCTCTGATTGGATCGATGGGGAAAGAGCCAAACTGGACTGGCAAAGAATATAAGGCAATCCTGCCCGAAGATGGGATCGAGGAAACGTTCGCTGTGAGTTTACTGACTAAAGCAAGGTTCCGGGAAGCAGATGAATCTGGGATCAAATTGTATTTTTTTGATTCGGAATTGTTTCGGAGTTTGGATTCCATTTATGGAACGATAGACGAACATTACCGTTTTGCCATTTTTTCATACGCTTGTTATGCGCTAAGCCAAATCTTACAAGTAGATTCCTTCCATGCCCATGATTGGCATACAGCAATGTCTCTCGCCTTACAAAAAAATTCGAGCCATTCCATTCCTTCTGTTTTTACGATCCATAATCTTGCTTACCAAGGGGACCATCCATTTTGGATGACTGGTTTTTTGAAAGAAGATCCCTTTCGCCTTGTCACAAGTCCATTTGATCACAATGAAAAATGTAATTATATGAAGGCAGGGATTTTGTCTGCAGGGAAAATCACAACAGTAAGTCCAGGTTACAAAGAAGAAACCTTAAGGGAACCCAATGGATTTGGTCTGAGTTATGCCTTACAAAAACGAGGATCGGATTATACTGGAATTTTAAATGGAATTGATACTGACGAATGGAATCCAAAGTCTGACAAACGGATTTTCCAAACCTACTCGGCTAAGGACTGGAAAGAAGGAAAATTAAAAAACAAAACACTTCTTTATGAAGAAATCGGTAGACCTCATTTGCCATTGGATGCACCTCTCATTGGTCTGATTGGCAGACTCACCTACCAAAAAGGATTCCCTACATTTTTACAGGCATTTTTAGAAAGACGCCACCTTCCACACCGTTATGTGGTCTTAGGTTCTGGTGATACAGAAACTGAAAAAGCATTTTTTCATTTATCAGATGTGATGCCGGATGTGTTTTATTTTTACAGAGGGTACAACGAATCACTTGCACACAAAATTGAAGCTGCTAGCGATTTTTTCCTCATGCCATCCCTCTTTGAACCCTGTGGCCTCAACCAAATGTATAGCCATGTTTACGGAACGATTCCGATTGTTTCAAGAGTGGGAGGTCTAAGAGATACGGTTGAGGAATCGATGGATCCCAAATTCAAAACAGGAATTGTCTTTGAACCGAATGACGTTAGTTCGCTGGGTTATGCGTTAGAACGAGCAAAAGATCTATATTTCTCGACAGATAGAAATTTCGTAGTGAAAACCATTATGAATCTAGATTGGACCTGGACCAAACGAAAATTAGAATATGATTTTATTTACCAAAAGGCCATTGAACTTTTGCAATGA
- a CDS encoding RNA polymerase sigma factor, translated as MIEDPHSSLLESCLQGKSKALEELIQFFQPKVFSLALKFLWNPEDAEDATQEILVKVITNLGGFRRESKLSTWIYKIASNHLINVKKSNLETKHIHFRNIRDELHKTQNNLPSHLIGQTDSNLEEDSNSNVSNLVLHVQVACTYAILQSLTRKYRMAYLLGDVFSISSEEGGLVMGIKPESYRQLLSRARNQLEQFLGKECSLSKSTNPCQCKNRIRYATKVGRIRSYLKLSEQMKLDGRWKQMKPLLPETTKIRKAAEIYRNQPNFLPKKNQLESIRTLLDNSFPFSAR; from the coding sequence ATGATCGAAGATCCACATAGTTCTCTTTTAGAGAGTTGTTTACAAGGTAAATCAAAAGCGTTGGAAGAATTGATACAATTCTTCCAGCCAAAAGTTTTTTCCTTGGCTCTTAAATTTTTATGGAACCCTGAAGATGCAGAGGATGCCACACAAGAAATTTTAGTCAAAGTGATTACAAATCTCGGTGGATTTCGAAGAGAGAGCAAACTATCTACTTGGATTTATAAGATTGCGAGTAACCACCTCATCAATGTTAAAAAGTCAAATCTAGAAACAAAACACATTCACTTTAGAAACATCCGTGATGAATTACACAAAACTCAAAACAACTTACCATCTCATTTAATAGGACAAACTGATTCCAATTTAGAAGAGGATTCAAATTCCAATGTTTCGAATCTGGTTTTACATGTCCAAGTTGCTTGTACATATGCGATATTACAAAGTTTGACCCGTAAGTATAGAATGGCTTATTTATTAGGAGATGTATTTTCTATTTCGAGTGAAGAAGGCGGACTCGTAATGGGAATTAAACCTGAATCCTATCGACAATTATTATCAAGAGCAAGAAACCAATTAGAACAATTTTTGGGAAAAGAATGTAGTTTAAGTAAAAGTACAAATCCATGCCAATGTAAAAATAGAATTCGTTATGCAACGAAAGTTGGAAGGATTCGATCCTATTTGAAACTATCGGAACAGATGAAACTCGATGGTAGATGGAAACAGATGAAACCACTTTTACCAGAGACTACCAAAATCCGAAAGGCAGCCGAAATTTACAGAAACCAACCAAATTTTTTACCTAAAAAAAACCAATTAGAAAGTATTCGAACTTTGTTAGACAACTCGTTTCCATTCTCTGCTCGGTGA